A genomic segment from Nicotiana sylvestris chromosome 1, ASM39365v2, whole genome shotgun sequence encodes:
- the LOC138868849 gene encoding uncharacterized protein, protein MDVFPYELPGIPPEREIDFGIDLLPGMQPISILPYRMAPAVLKELKEQLKDLLEKGFIKPSTSPWGAPILFVRKKDGSLRMCIDYRKENVVEDALSRRSMGSIAHVEAEKRQLTIDIHQLACLGVRFVDSGNRGVVLQNTTKSSLIDKVKERQYEDSKLVELRELVPQKKKPLLELKGEGVLRYRGRLCVPDIAGLRDRIMSEARYSGYSIHPGSTNMYHDIKDVYWWNDMKKNIVEYVAQ, encoded by the exons ATGGATGTATTTCCATatgaacttccaggtattcctccagagcgagagattgattttggcattgatttacTTCCGGGAATGCAACCAATATCCATCCTTCCGTATAGGATGGCACCTGCCgtattgaaagagttgaaggagcaattaaaagatttactggagaaaggtttcatcaaacccagtacctcaccttggggtgcaccgatacTGTTTGTACGGAAGAAAGATGGCTCGctgaggatgtgtatcgattatag gAAAGAAAATGTTGTAGAAGATGCCTTAAGTCGTCGATCAATGGGTAGCATAGCACATGTAGAGGCCGAAAAAAGACAATTAACCATAGAcattcatcaattggcttgtttgggTGTTCGATTTGTAGACTCTGGCAATAgaggagttgtactccaaaatactacaaaatcatctctcatagataaagtaaaggagaggcagtaCGAGGACTCAAAGTTGGTCGAGTTGAGAGAGCTAGTTCCGCAAAAGAAAAAGCCGTTATTAGAACTCAAAGGAGAAGGGGTTCTCAGATACAGGGGTCGTTTGTGTGTTCCAGATATTGCAGGGCTACGAGACaggattatgtcagaggcacGTTATTCAGGGTACtccattcaccctgggtcgacgaatatgtatcatgacatcaaggatgtgtattggtggaacgatatgaagaaaAACATTGTTGAGTATGTCGCTCAATGA
- the LOC138868856 gene encoding uncharacterized protein, translating into MPLTTILEVDIFDVWGIDFMGPFVSSCGNIYIVVAIDYVFKWVEVVSLPNNEAQNVVTFLKKNIFTRLGTPRAIISDGGSHFYNKVFDTLLAKYGVNHNASTPFPPQANGSDWSKKLDDALWAYKTAYKTLIANLRVEQLNELDEFRFHAYSSSSVYKDKMKYLHDKYAHSKELKEGDLVLLFNSRLRLIPGKIKSKWSGPFEVVLITLFGALDLKKNGEIFRVNEHRVKHYLEKFDDGHMVSMIHLK; encoded by the exons atgcctctcaccactattcttgaggttgacatatttgatgtgtggggcattgacttcatgggacccttTGTGAGTTCGTGTGGCAACATATACATTGTAGTGGCCATCGATTATGTTTTCAAATGGGTTGAGGTCGTGTCTTTACCCAATAACGAGGCCCAGAATGTGGTGACTTTTCTCAAGAAAAATATCTTTACTCGGcttggcactcctagagcaatcatcagtgatgggggttctcatttctACAATAAGGtgtttgacactttgcttgcaaagtatggtgtcaatcacaacgCTTCAACCCCTTTCCCTCCTCAGGCTAATGG gagcgactggtcaaagaaactggatgatgctttgtgggcttacaagactgcttacaagactctgattg caaatcttcgggtggagcaactcaatgagcttgatgagttccggtttcatgcctattccagctCGTCCGTGTATAaagacaagatgaagtacttacatgacaagtaTGCCCATAGCAAGGAATTGAAAGAAGGTgacttggttctcttattcaactctcgaTTACGATTGATCCCGGGAAAaatcaagtcaaaatggagtggaccttttgaggtggttCTTATAACTctttttggtgctcttgatttgaaaaaaaatggtgaaatcttcAGAGTTAATGAGCACAGAGTGAAGCACTATCTTGAAAAGTTTGATGACGGCCACATGGTGTCAATGATCCATCTCAAatga